From Leptolyngbyaceae cyanobacterium:
TGGCTTTTTCCGAAGCTTAGGTGAATTAGGCAAAAAAGATCTACCTTACATCCTCAATTGGGGTCTTCCAGAATGATGGTGAGAATAGTAACAAAAGCTACAGAAAGCCAGATGGAAGTAATTAAACTGAAGATCGCTTTCAGGGCGCGAGAATCAAGAAAAATATGGCTCAAAAAAGCACTGCGCCCTGAAAGCAATCTTAAACAAAATTTAAATTGTTGTCAGTCTACTCGCGCTAGAAAACAGCCTATTTATGGACTTTCATTTAGATGCACTGTTAAACTTACCCAACGTGACAGTTTTTAGTTATCGCCAAGAATCAGACTTAATAATTTTACAATTGGAGTTATTAAACCAAGGAATTAAGTGTCCACATTGCCAAACATATACGGATGACCTCAATCAAAATCGACCAATTTTGGTGAAAGACTTAGCTATTTGTGGGCAAAAAGTTTACTTACAAGTACCCCGACGCCAATTTTATTGTTCAAGTTGTGCGAGGTATTCAACAGAAAGATTAGACTGGATGGAGATGGGACATAATTACACCAAAAGATACTCTGCTTATATTTATACTACTTACTGACCTAGCTATAATATTAATACAGACTCATTCAGTATAGCGCATGAAAGCAAGGTATCAATATAGAATCTACCCTACCGACCAACAGAAGAACCTTTTGGCTCAACTGTTCGGTTGTGTTAGGGTAGTTTTCAATGATGCCTTAGCTTACTGTCAGGAAAAATATAAGAATGGTGAGAAGAAGCCAAATAGCACAGAACTTTCTAAGCGATTAACCGAAATTAAGAAAACCGAGGAAAAAATCTGGTTAGGCGAAGTTTCTGCTATCCCTTTACAACAAAGTTTAAGGGATTTAGAGCAAGCCTATCAGAACTTTTTCAAATCTTGCTCCGATCAACGAAAAGGCAGGAAAGTCAGACCTCCTAAGTTTAAAAAACGGAAGGCTAAACAGTCTGCTAGGTTTACAGATAATGGATTCAAGATTAGACAGCATAAGGTCTATTTGCCCAAGATAGGTGATTTAGATATAGTTTGGAGCCGTCCATTACCATGTAAGCCATCAAGTGTCACTGTCATCAAGGATAGTGCTGATAGGTATTTCTTAAGCTTCGTAGTTGAAATCATTCCTGAAAAGCTACCTGATAACGGTAAGGCTATAGGTATTGATTTAGGTATCACAGATTTCGCGACTTTCAGCGATGGCGAAAAAGTCAAAGCACCCAAGCCATTAAAGAAGAAACTCAAGAAACTGAACCGATTACAGCGTAAGTTTCAAGGGACAAGTAAAGGGAGTAATCGACGTGAGGTAGCACGTAAAAAGATCGCGAAATTACACGCAAAAATCTCTGATACTAGGAAAGATTTTCTTCATAAGTTGTCAACTAAGGTAATTCGTGAGAATCAAACGATCGCCTTAGAAGACTTAAATGTTAGCGGCATGGTTAAAAATCGGAAATTAGCCCGTGCTATTTCAGATAATGGTTGGCGAACATTCCGGGAAATGTTAACTGCTAAATCTGAGAAGTATGGGCGTGATTTGCGGATAATCAACCGCTGGGAAGCGACATCTCAAAAATGCTCATACTGTGGCAAAAAGGGCGGAAAGAAAGAACTCCATATTAGAGAGTGGGCTTGCATGAGTTGTGGTGCAGAACACGACCGAGATATCAATGCTTCTGTGAATATATTGAACGTCGCGGTAGGGCATACCGAGACGAAAAACGGATTGCAGAGGAAGCGTAAGACTGGTGTAAAATCAGCAGCATCCCGTGAAGCGTCAACCACCTTTCAACCAGTTCAATTGAGCTTGTTTTAGGAATCCCCGACCGTTCACGGCGGGGATGGATGTCAAATACAAGATTTATGGGGAAGGTAATTGTAGCGATCGCATTCCTCTTCACAAACAGGGAACCGATACGTAAAAATTAGTTGGCCCTTCGGAGGTAACGCGCACTTTGCAATTGACGCCGATACGATCGCTACACGCCAGCGCAAATTCTCCCGCCGTTCTCAGTTCCTTAAACCAAATTTCCGCCACGCATCCGGAAAAAGCGCGATCGCTAATTCTCCAAAAACATTCTACCGCCCCGGCAGCTTGGGCAAGTTGCCTGACTACTTCATAAGGAAGTGCTTGTCTAGTCGTATCATTTTCCACCGGAAAATATCTCTGCGATAAAATCCCAAATCTATCAAACCTGGGCTAAATTATATTCGTTAACGTCAGAGATCGCCCGTATCCCGATCGCAAATGAACGTAAAAATCAACAAATCCATTTCTTTGTTTCTTTCCCTGACTCTTCTAGGTTTAGCATCCTGTCGCCCGGTAGAACAAACGCAAGCTTCCACTACCTCACCGCAGGCAAAACCAGAAACAAACCAACTATTTCCCGTTAGAGAAAATGGTAAATTCGGTTATATTGACAAAACTGGAAAAGTCGTCATTTCGCCACAGTTTAATGATGCTAGCGATTTTTCCGACGGACTAGCACGGGTAGAAATTGGCGAAAAATTCGGCTATATTGACCAGACGGGAAAAATTGCGATCGAACCCCAATTTGATGATGCCGATAGCTTTTCTGAGGGGTTGGCAGCAGTGATGACTGATGACAAATTGGGATATATCGATAAAACAGGTCAAATGGCGATCGCACCTCAGTTTGACGACGCGGAAGCATTTTCTGAGGGTTTAGCAGAAGTAAAAATTGGTGAAAAATGGGGTTATATCGACAAGTCCGGGGAAACTGTTATTTCACCTCAATTCGACGATAGTGAAAGTTTTTCCCAAGGAATTGCTGCCGTAAAAGTAGGCGATAAATGGGGTTATATCGATAAAGCTGGCAAATTTCTTTGGAATCCTTCTAACTAATTTCGACGCAGTAGGGTTTGTTATTAACGCACCCTACAATAACTTAATTTTATATACTTTTGGTGCGTTACAAAGATTAACGCACCATACAAAAATTAGTACCATATTTCATGGGTAAGCCTTGAGATAGAGCGAATAAATCTACCAAAAGGACATTTAGAATAGAAAGCATAGGCTTGTAAAGTTCAGAGTAATAACCTAAATTATGGCGGCCTATCTTCCTATATGGATATTTATATTCTCGATCTATTTATAATTGGCTTACTGCTACTAATTGTTACATTAGGCTCTGGTTGGATTGCTCGCTTACCCCTTTCTTTCGCTCTCATATACTTAATAGTAGGCATTTTGCTTGGCCCCTATGGAATCAATTTAATTCAATTGCGACCAAATGCAGAGTTCCTAGAAAGACTAACAGAATTTGTCGTAATTGTTTCTTTATTCAGTTGTGGACTAAAAATGAACCGCCATCTCAACTTGTGGACGTGGCGTTCTACCATACGGTTGATTGGTTTTTTGATGCCAATTTCTATTTTGGCCATTGCTGCGATCGGTCATTTTATCTTAAATATGGAGTGGGGGCCAGCAGTTTTACTCGGAGCAATTCTCGCACCAACCGACCCAGTTTTAGCTTCCGAAGTACAGCTATCTCATGTAGAAGATAAGGATGAATTGCGTTTTGGTTTAACTTCTGAAGGTGGATTAAATGATGCACTGGCTTTTCCATTTGTTTATTTTGGTATTCATTGGTTACAAAAAGGTAACGATTGGCAAACCTGGTTTAAAAATTGGGTAGCAGTTGATTTAATTTGGGCAATTGCTGCCGGTATTGTTATGGGAATTCTCGTACCTAAGACCATTGTTTTAATTGATAAGCGGCTACAAAAACAAAGAAAAGCCGACGAGTTAATGGAGGATTTTGTAGCTATTGGGATCATTTTATTAACCTATTCTCTTACAGAAATTGTTAACGGTTATGGATTTTTAGCAGTATTTGTTGCCGGAATTGTAGCGCAACGCAGTTATCACGATCCCGAAAAGAGACATTCTCAGCTAGAATTTACAGAACGGATTGAAAAGCTGATGGAAGTTGGCACGATTTTATTACTAGGTTCTTTGCTCCGACTACCGCAAATTCAGCAATTTGGCGCAGAGGCATTATTAGTAGCTGGATTGCTAATATTTGTAATTCGACCTGTAGGAGCCTGGATTAGTACAATTGGTGGTGGTTTTACTTCCATAACTCGCTATTTGTTTGGCTGGTTTGGTATTCGCGGCGTTGGTTCTTTATATTATTTATCCTATGCTTTTGGTGAAGGTTTAAAAGATGAATTGGGTGAGCAAATTGCTTGGATTACTTATATCACTGTCGTTATTTCGGTAATTTTGCATGGCATTAGCGCTACTCCTTTAATGAAGTGGTACGAAGCAAATATAAAAAAGCGTCGCGAAAATCACCAACCTGTAGCAACAGCCCTTGATAAATCTTGAGCAATCATGGAAGAAAACCAAGCAAAGATAGATGTGTTAACAGCAGAAGCATTATCACTTTATTATCGCGGAGAATTTACGGAAGCCGAACGAAAATATCGAGAAATTTTACAACTTAATAGTAATCATGCGGAAGCATGGTGGGGTTTGGGAATAGTTTATTATATGCTGGGTGAATATCAAGATGCGCTAGAAATGTTGTATCGTTCTTTAGACTTCGATTCAGCCAGCCCTAACTCACACTATAGCTTAGGTTTAGTGTTAGAGAAAATTGGTTATCTTCCCCAAGCAGTCCAGGCTTATAAAAAAGCGATCGCACTCGCTCCTCACTGGATAGAAGTTTATGATAATTTAGGAAAAGTTCTCTCGGAAATGGGAGAAATCGAACAAGCCGAAGCTACTTACATTCAGGCAATTGCTACTGATAAAAAGAATTATATAAATTATCTAAATTTAGGCAATATTTTAATGATGAGGCAGCAAATTAAAGAAGCAATAGCTGCCTATGAAATGGCTCTCCAATTAAAACCTCGCGACCCCATAATTCTCAATAATTTAGGTTTAGCTTGGCAAGCTCAAAACGAACCAGTACAAGCCTCTCTTTATTTCGGATATGCTGCTTATCGTCAGGGAGATTACCAAGCAGCAATTACTCATTATAAAAACTTTTTAGCCAATCAAATAGGCGATGTGGAAGTTTATATTGCTCTTGCCGAATGCTATCAATATCTTGATTTATATGAAGAAGTTATCAAAACTTACCGAGAATGCCTGATATTTTATCCCCAAGTTGAGATTTATTTGCGATTAGCACTAACTTTGCAAGATAGCGGGCAAACTGAAGCTGCGATCGACATTATCAATGAAGCTTTAGAAATATTCCCCGATGAAATATCCCTACAACTAGAACAACTTAGAATCTTACCAATTATCTACGAAAATCAGGAAGAAATTAGATATTATCGCCATCGATTTAGTCAGGGTTTAGCCGATTTAATTCAACGCACATCATTAGAAACACCAGAAGCAAAAGAAAGTGCTTTGAGAGCGATTGGTTGGCGAACGAACTTCTATTTACAGTATCAAGGTTGTAATGATTTAGAATTACAAAAACAGTACGGTCAATTCGTGCATCGAGTGATGGCGGCTAACCATCCGGAATGGGTAAAAAAAGTTCCGATGCCAAATGTGGATCGAGAGGAAAAAATACGCATTGGTTATGTTTCGGATTGCTTCCATTTTCACACTGTTGGTATGGTATTTCTTGGCTGGCTGAAAAATTGCGATCGCGAAAAATTTCACATCTCTTGTTACTACACTAATAACCAAATAGATGAGTACACCCAACAGTACCAAATCTCTTGCGATAACTTCTACCATATCCCTGATAATTTAGAAGCAATCTGTCAACAAATAATTGGCGATCGCATACACATTCTAGTATTTTTAGATATAGGCATGGTTCCCCAAATGACCCAGCTTGCAGCACTACGCCTTGCGCCAATTCAGTGTGCAGCCTGGGGACATCCAGTAACTACTGGTTTGCCAACCATTGATTATTTCCTTTCCGGTGATTTTATGGAACCGGAAAACGCACAACAGCATTATTCAGAACAGTTAATTCGCTTACCTAATATAGGAATATCATATTCCAAACCAATCATTCCCGCACCAACCAAAACTCGCTTTGACTTTAATCTAAAAGAAAACGCTGTAATTTATATTTCCTGCCAATCCCTATTTAAATACTTACCTCAATACGATTATATTTTTCCATCAATTGCCCAACAAGTACCCCAAGCACAATTCGTTTTTCTATCCCAACTGCCAGCACCGATTAACCAACAATTCCGCCAGCGTCTTCACCGCGCTTTTGCCGAATTTGGTTTGGATAGCGAACAATATTGTATAATTTTACCTCGGCAAACCCATATAGATTATTGGCATCTCAATTTAGTATCGGATGTTTTTCTAGATACTTTTCGATTTACTGGATTTCTCACCACGTTAGAAAGTATTGCTTGTCGCTTACCTATTGTCACTTGTCCTGGTGAGTTCATGCGTTCTCGGCAATCTTACGGGATTTTGAAAATGCTAGGAATTAGCGAAACGATCGCTCAAAATGAAGCAGAATATATTGAAATTGCCGTAAAGTTAGGATTGCAACCGGAATGGCGACATAGTATCGTAAAACGAATCGGAAATTATCAAGAGTTTCTCTATGAGGACAAAGCTTGTATAGAAGCGCTTGAGGCATTTTTTGAGCAAGAGATCGGGGGATGGAGATCGTTAGAAGTACGGTGATTTTTGATACTTGAGAATTTATCCTTCCGACTTTATCCTGCAAACTCGAACATTTTTTCTGCTTTCTCGTCTAGGTGGGAAACGAGTGAGAAATTTTTATGAAAAAAGATACCAAACAAAAACTAATTCTAGCTCCTAAAATTGCGATCTTATGCCTTGCGGTGATTTTGCCGTTGGTCGGGAATCTACAAGCGCAATCTTCCTTAGATTTAGAGATTATTTCCCATATTGAAAAATTAAAAGATCGTAACCAATTAGAACGTTTGAATGCCGTCAAAGCATTGCGGA
This genomic window contains:
- a CDS encoding transposase family protein, yielding MDFHLDALLNLPNVTVFSYRQESDLIILQLELLNQGIKCPHCQTYTDDLNQNRPILVKDLAICGQKVYLQVPRRQFYCSSCARYSTERLDWMEMGHNYTKRYSAYIYTTY
- a CDS encoding RNA-guided endonuclease TnpB family protein; translated protein: MKARYQYRIYPTDQQKNLLAQLFGCVRVVFNDALAYCQEKYKNGEKKPNSTELSKRLTEIKKTEEKIWLGEVSAIPLQQSLRDLEQAYQNFFKSCSDQRKGRKVRPPKFKKRKAKQSARFTDNGFKIRQHKVYLPKIGDLDIVWSRPLPCKPSSVTVIKDSADRYFLSFVVEIIPEKLPDNGKAIGIDLGITDFATFSDGEKVKAPKPLKKKLKKLNRLQRKFQGTSKGSNRREVARKKIAKLHAKISDTRKDFLHKLSTKVIRENQTIALEDLNVSGMVKNRKLARAISDNGWRTFREMLTAKSEKYGRDLRIINRWEATSQKCSYCGKKGGKKELHIREWACMSCGAEHDRDINASVNILNVAVGHTETKNGLQRKRKTGVKSAASREASTTFQPVQLSLF
- a CDS encoding WG repeat-containing protein; amino-acid sequence: MNVKINKSISLFLSLTLLGLASCRPVEQTQASTTSPQAKPETNQLFPVRENGKFGYIDKTGKVVISPQFNDASDFSDGLARVEIGEKFGYIDQTGKIAIEPQFDDADSFSEGLAAVMTDDKLGYIDKTGQMAIAPQFDDAEAFSEGLAEVKIGEKWGYIDKSGETVISPQFDDSESFSQGIAAVKVGDKWGYIDKAGKFLWNPSN
- a CDS encoding sodium:proton antiporter, producing the protein MDIYILDLFIIGLLLLIVTLGSGWIARLPLSFALIYLIVGILLGPYGINLIQLRPNAEFLERLTEFVVIVSLFSCGLKMNRHLNLWTWRSTIRLIGFLMPISILAIAAIGHFILNMEWGPAVLLGAILAPTDPVLASEVQLSHVEDKDELRFGLTSEGGLNDALAFPFVYFGIHWLQKGNDWQTWFKNWVAVDLIWAIAAGIVMGILVPKTIVLIDKRLQKQRKADELMEDFVAIGIILLTYSLTEIVNGYGFLAVFVAGIVAQRSYHDPEKRHSQLEFTERIEKLMEVGTILLLGSLLRLPQIQQFGAEALLVAGLLIFVIRPVGAWISTIGGGFTSITRYLFGWFGIRGVGSLYYLSYAFGEGLKDELGEQIAWITYITVVISVILHGISATPLMKWYEANIKKRRENHQPVATALDKS
- a CDS encoding tetratricopeptide repeat protein — its product is MEENQAKIDVLTAEALSLYYRGEFTEAERKYREILQLNSNHAEAWWGLGIVYYMLGEYQDALEMLYRSLDFDSASPNSHYSLGLVLEKIGYLPQAVQAYKKAIALAPHWIEVYDNLGKVLSEMGEIEQAEATYIQAIATDKKNYINYLNLGNILMMRQQIKEAIAAYEMALQLKPRDPIILNNLGLAWQAQNEPVQASLYFGYAAYRQGDYQAAITHYKNFLANQIGDVEVYIALAECYQYLDLYEEVIKTYRECLIFYPQVEIYLRLALTLQDSGQTEAAIDIINEALEIFPDEISLQLEQLRILPIIYENQEEIRYYRHRFSQGLADLIQRTSLETPEAKESALRAIGWRTNFYLQYQGCNDLELQKQYGQFVHRVMAANHPEWVKKVPMPNVDREEKIRIGYVSDCFHFHTVGMVFLGWLKNCDREKFHISCYYTNNQIDEYTQQYQISCDNFYHIPDNLEAICQQIIGDRIHILVFLDIGMVPQMTQLAALRLAPIQCAAWGHPVTTGLPTIDYFLSGDFMEPENAQQHYSEQLIRLPNIGISYSKPIIPAPTKTRFDFNLKENAVIYISCQSLFKYLPQYDYIFPSIAQQVPQAQFVFLSQLPAPINQQFRQRLHRAFAEFGLDSEQYCIILPRQTHIDYWHLNLVSDVFLDTFRFTGFLTTLESIACRLPIVTCPGEFMRSRQSYGILKMLGISETIAQNEAEYIEIAVKLGLQPEWRHSIVKRIGNYQEFLYEDKACIEALEAFFEQEIGGWRSLEVR